GCCTGTCTCGGCCGATGTGTGCACACGACGAAAGCCCTCATCGCCGCGTCTCTCGCCCTCCTCTGTGTGGCCGGGGTCGGGGCGGTCCCGACAGTTCAGTCCCAGCAGGCACACACCCCCAACGCGACGATGGTCTTCACCGACCAGACCACGAACGGCACCACCGTCCAGCTCAATTCGGTGAACCTCTCGGAGGGTGGGTTCGTCGCCATCCACGATCGGAACCTCACCGCCGAGAACGACACCGTGGGCAGCGTCATCGGCGTCTCGAAGCGGCTCAGTCCCGGGCCGCATCAGGACGTGCAGGTGCGACTCTACGCCATCGATGGCCGCGAGTTCAACCAGTCGCGCCTGCGCACGAACGGCTCGCTGACCGCGATGGCCCACTTCGACTCGAACGACAACGGCGAGTTCGACTTCGTGCAGACGAACGGCAGCGTCGACGGCCCGTACGTCGCGGGCACGGGGACCATCGTCGAGAGCGCCGGGGTCTCCGTCGAGCGCGAGGAGACGGCTTCCGACGGTGGACTCGATATCGGTCTCGTGCCCATCGTCGCCGCCGGACTGGTGTTGGTCGTCCTGGTGGTGCTCGCGGCCGCCGTGGTCCGTCGTCGATAGCTTTTCAAACGACTCGTCGCGCACGGAGCCACTCGCG
This window of the Halococcus sediminicola genome carries:
- a CDS encoding DUF7282 domain-containing protein, which translates into the protein MHTTKALIAASLALLCVAGVGAVPTVQSQQAHTPNATMVFTDQTTNGTTVQLNSVNLSEGGFVAIHDRNLTAENDTVGSVIGVSKRLSPGPHQDVQVRLYAIDGREFNQSRLRTNGSLTAMAHFDSNDNGEFDFVQTNGSVDGPYVAGTGTIVESAGVSVEREETASDGGLDIGLVPIVAAGLVLVVLVVLAAAVVRRR